A stretch of Lathyrus oleraceus cultivar Zhongwan6 chromosome 6, CAAS_Psat_ZW6_1.0, whole genome shotgun sequence DNA encodes these proteins:
- the LOC127092259 gene encoding uncharacterized protein LOC127092259, giving the protein MEDYNKQVSYGAPRSYSVSYAQTQIGPKDLKFKKGKSDSSRSSISKSWSFGDDPEFQRKKRVASYKMYTVEGKVKGSFRKSFKWLKNRYWHVVYNLW; this is encoded by the coding sequence ATGGAGGATTACAACAAACAAGTTTCTTATGGAGCACCTAGGTCTTATAGTGTTTCCTATGCACAAACTCAAATTGGTCCTAAGGACTTGAAGTTTAAGAAAGGAAAAAGTGATTCATCAAGGTCTTCAATTTCTAAGTCTTGGAGCTTTGGTGATGATCCTGAATTTCAAAGGAAGAAAAGGGTTGCTAGCTATAAAATGTATACTGTGGAAGGGAAGGTGAAAGGTTCTTTTAGGAAGAGCTTCAAGTGGTTGAAGAATAGGTATTGGCATGTTGTTTATAACTTGTGGTGA